GAGCTTAATTTCAACCTAAACCTTAAGATAATGGATCGAGCGGTTCAAAACTTTTATATATTAACATAACTCAAACTGTATGTGCAAAATATTACTcttttttctctcaacttacacAATTGGACCGCATTTATCCCCACACCATTATTCATACTCCCTAAGACTCTTCTCTAAATTACAACCAacataagttaaaagaaaaatgagTAATGATCAATGCTCTTTTGTCATTGCAATGTACTAGTTTTAAAGGGGATCTTTTGTTTGGGGGTGTCCTTTAAACCCTTAATTAGTCcgaattaaaaatataaaatttacggggctttacagTTGCCATGCTTTAAAAGTGTAGCTATATGGTACTAGCAAAGGTGTAGCCTAATATGTTGATATACGACGTAGATCCGGATGATTGATGGAAGAAACACCAAACATATTCCAAACTTCTCGCTTCACCGGCCGGCTGATGGAAATATATAGACTGACTACCGGAGATATTCGTGTTACTTCGTCTGCACTGGTTTGTACACGAATGCGTGAGTTATACCGAATACTCATTAAATTATAGACCACTTCAAATATTTATTTTCGAGAGGGATAATCAACTCCGTAAATATCGATCGAAACTTGAACCTTTGTATAGGTATGCAATTTCAGAAAGCACAACAATTGAAATAGGTAGTCCATATTGGTATCAGATCTATTCCCATATTccgatctttttatttttttgacccATTTCTTGAGTAAAGTCTCCCAACTATATTTGAAAATGAATTGACTATCCATATGTAACAAATTAAAGGTCACATATTATATTGTACTAGTGTTGCTTAGAGTTGGAGACGATGCCTAGAAAAGTACTATTGCTTATAAGATACTCCCTTCGTCCCAATTATGTGACATCGTTCCAATTGGCGAGAGAATGTTCTTTGACGGCAACCTTTTGACGTGTTTTATAAATATATTGTATCGTTAACTATTGTGACTTATAGTACTTTTAACGTACTTTtcaatatataaatttaatttcGAAAAATTTAAAATGTATGTCCAAATACAAAgccaaaattaaaaaatttgaatCTCGAAAAACGAAAAGTGACACTTGAAACAGAAAGAGTATATAGCAAAGGCCACACTTCAAATGGAGTAGTTATCGGATATGAAAACCGTTGCTATAGGGGGTATTACAAGCATGGTCTTTATCAACGAAAAGGCCATGTTTTTCCATCTCAGGATAAACATCGCCTTAGGGTAGAAGTTACCCTTGTTTAGGCCACCATTAAAAAGCATTGCCTTATTAGATAGAGAAGTGTGGATATTGATCAAGACCATACATTTTGATACTTTAGCTCACTACGATGAAAGGATTTATATGTTGTAGTAAAGACAATTAAGAGAAATTCAGAATTAAGTTTTCCTATCCGCTGATGTATTTGGCAACAGAAATAAACAGTTGCCTTTGGCTTCCCACAATTTATTATCCCTTTAACCACAACTAGCTAGAGAAAACAAATATATTTAAACAATTCCTTATTCACAAATAGAATATTGAGTTGATCTAATTGATTTTAGTTTTAAAGATTGGTTAAATTAACTTTCGAGAATCGAAAAATGTCATATAAATTGCCATGGAGGAGTACATATGACAAGTTTTAATCTCTGCATGATGGCTAGTGGTGCATTAATTACATGCTCATAGAAATGTAGGTGCTAATTACATGCCCAAAATACACAAACAGAAGCTACAAAGAGGAGTTACGTAGGGAGAGAGCACTAGAtagaaaaacaaaagcaaaaattgATAAGACCTTGCAACAATAACGTATACACTACTAGATCACATCAACTAGATGGAAGTAGAATTTGGATTATAAGGAGGAAGGGGACTAGAAGGAGGGAGAGCTGGTGTCCTTGGCCACGGCGGGCGCGGGAATGGCGACCGCGGCGGCTTGGGCGGGAACGGGAACGGGAACGGGAACGGGAACGGGAATGGCGGCCGAGGCGGCTTCGGCGGGAACGGGTGCGGTGGCCGAGGCGGCTTGGGCGGGAACGGGAATGGCGGTCGAGGCGGCTTAGGTGGGAACGGGTGCGGTGGCCGAGGCGGCTTGGGCGGCCGAGGCGGGAACGGGAAGGGAGGCATTGGCTCAGCATAGCCACACATACCATAAAAACAAAGACTAGGAAATTGACATCTATGTTCACAACTTCCACAATGAAAAGGGTTCATATTAGTATTAATACAAAGCCCTCTACAACATTGCCATGTAAAAGGACATCTAATACCACAAAGCCCACAATTATTCACATCACTAGTAACTTCAACACAACGATTCCTACAACAAA
The nucleotide sequence above comes from Nicotiana tabacum cultivar K326 chromosome 12, ASM71507v2, whole genome shotgun sequence. Encoded proteins:
- the LOC142167369 gene encoding uncharacterized protein LOC142167369, whose product is MHNYLLELVVFLISFLLLPQVEIVGGFQENYNVTNGSSNSSSLWLKRVVVKNPRAIGCWNRPWICNEGEFPPRIKRLCCRNRCVEVTSDVNNCGLCGIRCPFTWQCCRGLCINTNMNPFHCGSCEHRCQFPSLCFYGMCGYAEPMPPFPFPPRPPKPPRPPHPFPPKPPRPPFPFPPKPPRPPHPFPPKPPRPPFPFPFPFPFPFPPKPPRSPFPRPPWPRTPALPPSSPLPPYNPNSTSI